From the genome of Gemmatimonadota bacterium:
CAACCGCCGGAGGTGATTCCCCTCGCCGCGCAGTGGGTCAGGATCCAGATCCCCTCCACGCTGCCGTACTTCATCTTCGTCGCGTTCCGACAGAGCTTGCAGGCGTTTCACGCCACGCGTCCGGTCGTCATCGCGGTGCTGGTCGGGAACCTGGTGAACGTGGCATTGAACTGGGTGTTCATCTACGGCAACCTTGGCGTCCAGCCGTTAGGCGCCGTCGGGTCGGCGATCTCGACGACGCTCGGTCGCTTCGTCATGACGGGAACGCTGATCGCCCTGGGCTGGCCGTCGATTCGCGGGGCGCTGCGCCCGTGGCGCGCGCAGACGCTGCGCTGGGCGCCGATCGGCCGCATGCTGCGTGTGGGGCTCCCCATCGGCGTGCACCAGTTCTTCGAGGTGCTCGCGTTCGGCGGCGCGCTGGCGCTCATCGGGTTGCTGGGGACGATCCCGCTGGCCGGCCACGAGATCACGATCAGCCTCGCGTCGCTGACCTACATGGTGCCGTTAGGCATCAACGCCGCTGCCTCGGTCCTGGTGGGACGCGCGATCGGGCGCGGCGACATGGACGGGGCGCGACGCGAGGCGAGCGCAGCCCTGGTTTGCGGCGTGGGCTTCATGGCGTGCACCGCGGTGACGTTACTGGCGATCCCGGTCCCGCTCGCGCACCTGTTTACGCGCGACGCCGCGGTCGTGGGCGTGGCCGCCGCGTTGAT
Proteins encoded in this window:
- a CDS encoding MATE family efflux transporter, which gives rise to MSAPGALRIPTRRELRDVARLALPIVFVQVGLNFMGTIDAAMVGRVSAVDLAAVALGNFWWITIALFGAGVVMAIDPVVSQAVGAGDEEDVALGVQRGVVLGLGVAAFASLCFLPTEPLLRLLRQPPEVIPLAAQWVRIQIPSTLPYFIFVAFRQSLQAFHATRPVVIAVLVGNLVNVALNWVFIYGNLGVQPLGAVGSAISTTLGRFVMTGTLIALGWPSIRGALRPWRAQTLRWAPIGRMLRVGLPIGVHQFFEVLAFGGALALIGLLGTIPLAGHEITISLASLTYMVPLGINAAASVLVGRAIGRGDMDGARREASAALVCGVGFMACTAVTLLAIPVPLAHLFTRDAAVVGVAAALIPIAGIFQMFDGVQGVSSGILRGAGDTRVPMLLNVLAYAVVGLPLGAWLCFAAGYGAEGMWWGLVAALVVAAAALGWRVHTHLGRQLTRLEIDAPALDGVSNHFDRAVAS